In the genome of Clostridia bacterium, one region contains:
- a CDS encoding alpha/beta fold hydrolase, giving the protein MKNDKIEFKIGSYNLNSQSNLNYQLNRTIMWGGGELSDIEEIAHGIYDSIAWKRELIAIGDKAFSEGRIREAIAYYRMSEFFMYDGDADKQKYYSLATELFYDYYKNFFVDSTVVSYEVPFENITLPVMYAKAKGMKKDTILLHGGNDSYFEEFFLPMLYLAENGFEVYLFEGPGQGGVMRIQGRHFSYQWEKPVKAILDFFRLDDVTIIGASLGGMLAPRAAAFEKRINRVIAWSVFPNFMDILISTQPPRLQKFLNFLVKMRLGFVINTVFNFKLKRGDELVKWGLRHGMYAYEAKTPCEYIFKMSQYQMIDIAPLIEQDMLIIGANKDHFIDYHMVSKEIDVLKNVKSLTVRIFTDKETAGAHCNVGNVKLILDTVMSWVAGVKDRVSG; this is encoded by the coding sequence ATGAAAAACGATAAAATAGAGTTCAAAATTGGATCATACAATTTAAACTCGCAGTCGAATTTAAATTATCAATTGAACCGTACAATTATGTGGGGGGGCGGGGAACTTAGCGATATTGAGGAAATTGCTCATGGCATATATGATAGTATAGCTTGGAAACGGGAACTCATAGCTATTGGCGATAAAGCATTTTCTGAGGGTAGAATCAGGGAAGCCATCGCATATTACCGTATGAGTGAATTTTTTATGTATGATGGAGATGCAGATAAACAGAAATATTACAGTCTTGCTACAGAATTGTTTTATGACTATTACAAGAACTTCTTTGTTGATAGTACCGTTGTAAGTTATGAAGTACCCTTTGAAAATATTACACTTCCCGTAATGTATGCAAAAGCAAAGGGGATGAAAAAAGATACCATTCTATTGCATGGTGGAAATGACTCATATTTTGAGGAGTTTTTCTTGCCGATGCTGTATTTAGCGGAAAATGGTTTTGAGGTTTATCTCTTTGAAGGGCCTGGACAAGGTGGTGTTATGAGAATACAAGGAAGACACTTTTCCTATCAATGGGAGAAACCTGTGAAAGCAATCCTTGACTTTTTTAGGCTAGACGATGTAACGATTATTGGAGCATCTCTCGGGGGAATGCTTGCACCCCGTGCGGCAGCATTTGAGAAAAGGATTAATCGGGTTATAGCATGGTCCGTCTTCCCTAACTTTATGGACATCCTTATATCTACTCAACCACCTAGATTACAAAAATTCCTTAATTTTTTAGTCAAGATGAGACTTGGGTTTGTGATTAATACAGTATTTAATTTTAAGCTGAAAAGGGGAGATGAATTGGTAAAATGGGGACTACGGCATGGAATGTATGCTTATGAGGCAAAAACACCTTGCGAATATATTTTTAAAATGAGCCAATACCAAATGATAGATATTGCTCCGCTTATTGAACAGGATATGCTAATTATTGGTGCCAACAAAGACCACTTTATTGATTACCATATGGTCAGTAAAGAAATCGATGTGCTGAAAAACGTTAAATCCCTTACTGTACGAATATTTACTGACAAGGAAACCGCGGGGGCTCATTGTAATGTGGGGAATGTTAAGTTGATTTTAGATACAGTTATGAGTTGGGTTGCAGGGGTGAAAGATAGAGTAAGTGGATAA
- a CDS encoding DUF503 domain-containing protein — MVIGVCRIVLHMDEVFSLKEKRHIVKSIVERLKSRFNASVAEVDMNDTWNKAVIGVSCVSNEAGHADSMMSSIVNFVENDGRAVLVDYSTETIHVD, encoded by the coding sequence ATGGTTATAGGTGTCTGCAGGATAGTATTGCATATGGATGAGGTTTTTTCATTAAAGGAAAAAAGGCATATTGTCAAAAGTATAGTTGAAAGGCTTAAGTCCAGATTTAATGCATCTGTGGCTGAGGTTGACATGAATGACACATGGAATAAAGCTGTTATAGGTGTTTCATGTGTATCAAACGAAGCTGGGCATGCAGACAGTATGATGTCAAGTATTGTAAATTTCGTGGAAAATGACGGACGGGCAGTGCTTGTTGATTATTCTACAGAGACAATACATGTTGATTGA
- a CDS encoding DUF4287 domain-containing protein, producing MDKKTEDTMIENLYKNTGKTIEEWVIIINENKSPKHSQSVQFLKEQFGLGTFYADLVVHKANGTDSGSVDSETLIENQYKGKENLKPIYDELLLRIMNFGDDIEIVPKNTYVSLRRKKQFCCLKPATKTRFEIELIIKGQEPHGILELISGAGAMCTHKIKIESLSQITEEVVNWIKVAYSKAA from the coding sequence GTGGATAAAAAAACGGAAGATACTATGATTGAAAACTTATATAAGAACACAGGAAAGACAATAGAAGAATGGGTAATAATTATAAATGAAAACAAGTCTCCGAAGCATAGTCAATCAGTACAATTCCTTAAGGAACAATTCGGATTAGGGACTTTCTATGCAGACTTAGTTGTGCATAAAGCCAATGGAACAGATTCTGGTTCTGTTGATTCGGAAACACTTATCGAAAATCAGTATAAAGGTAAAGAAAACTTAAAACCTATTTATGATGAGTTGCTATTAAGAATAATGAACTTTGGTGACGATATAGAGATTGTGCCCAAAAATACATATGTCAGCCTTCGCAGGAAGAAACAATTCTGCTGTTTGAAACCGGCAACAAAAACTAGATTTGAAATTGAGTTGATTATTAAAGGTCAAGAACCTCATGGTATTCTTGAATTGATATCAGGAGCAGGTGCCATGTGCACACATAAGATAAAAATAGAATCACTAAGTCAAATAACAGAAGAAGTTGTTAATTGGATAAAAGTCGCTTATTCAAAAGCAGCTTGA
- a CDS encoding AraC family transcriptional regulator, which produces MNDILAEAFWAFDHILISKGYDNPAPHRHLAKHLIFSVNNKFECVVENASFYCKGVCIDSNVEHTIGRNDGNILVFLFDETSVLARELSVNYLMGKPFCVLDEKLSSKVSTVWEETHKDSKKLDEAILSVCQLKRSCRIKYDHRIHQLLESVSQMEGIYQNAISTLCDVVYLSRSRLSHLFKQQVGVSLSSYLVFEKMRKAYTYVATGENITIASVRAGFDSPSHFSAVCKRMFGLSFTDFRKMTLLKEVM; this is translated from the coding sequence ATGAATGATATCTTAGCAGAGGCTTTTTGGGCTTTTGATCATATTTTAATATCTAAGGGCTATGATAACCCAGCACCACACAGGCATCTTGCCAAACATTTGATTTTCAGTGTTAACAATAAATTTGAATGCGTGGTAGAAAACGCAAGCTTTTATTGCAAAGGCGTGTGCATTGATTCAAATGTCGAGCATACAATAGGTCGAAATGATGGGAATATACTTGTATTTCTGTTTGATGAAACAAGTGTACTGGCAAGGGAATTAAGTGTTAACTATCTAATGGGTAAGCCTTTTTGTGTATTGGATGAAAAACTATCTTCTAAAGTAAGTACGGTTTGGGAAGAAACCCATAAAGATTCAAAGAAGCTGGATGAAGCTATCTTGTCAGTTTGTCAGTTAAAGCGGAGTTGTCGTATAAAATACGATCATAGAATTCACCAACTACTGGAATCGGTTTCACAAATGGAAGGCATATATCAGAATGCAATCAGTACACTTTGTGATGTAGTTTATCTGTCCCGGAGCAGACTGTCTCATCTGTTCAAACAACAGGTCGGTGTCTCGCTAAGTAGTTATTTGGTGTTTGAAAAAATGAGAAAAGCGTACACGTACGTTGCAACAGGCGAAAATATTACCATCGCAAGCGTTCGTGCAGGCTTTGACAGTCCTTCACACTTTTCAGCTGTTTGTAAAAGAATGTTTGGGTTGTCATTTACAGATTTCAGAAAAATGACTTTACTTAAAGAGGTAATGTAG
- a CDS encoding YciI family protein, with protein MQKSSEFIYLFKPKRENFLQTMTQEEMAAFGGHSEYTEKLFAEGKVILMGGCLDGAYGIVIFRAESTEEAQQIFKNDPAVKAGIVHAELHPYQVTARQGC; from the coding sequence ATGCAAAAATCAAGTGAATTCATTTATCTCTTTAAACCCAAGCGGGAGAACTTTTTGCAGACTATGACACAGGAAGAAATGGCAGCTTTTGGAGGACACTCAGAATATACGGAAAAATTATTTGCAGAGGGAAAGGTTATTCTAATGGGCGGATGCCTTGACGGTGCATATGGAATAGTTATCTTTAGGGCTGAATCAACTGAAGAAGCTCAACAAATTTTTAAAAATGACCCAGCAGTAAAAGCAGGAATAGTTCATGCCGAACTGCATCCTTACCAGGTTACAGCAAGGCAAGGTTGTTAG
- a CDS encoding AraC family transcriptional regulator: MFDVVYKLHSPHKLLKPYIHRIWIFESKYGIPNDDMKMITPNGEVKLIIMYRSNVNCRIENYSWDFSEHSFAIIGQTTKPAIIDPQGCFGTIGVEFRPFGAVNFFSIPLYELTNQFYHADEVLNRIGCELQKRIADSKSVEEKIFILESFLLNQLFSSRKAASFIEYAANQITLKNGVINISELITDTGYSKRHFDRKFKEHIGVSPKELARVLRFQAFYSKIAMNKNDIRDQMYDFYYDQSHFIKEFKRFTGLTPKEYFKQDNNFAKTFFEG, encoded by the coding sequence ATGTTTGATGTTGTATATAAATTACATTCTCCTCATAAACTTTTAAAACCATATATACATAGGATTTGGATATTCGAAAGCAAATATGGAATTCCTAATGATGATATGAAAATGATAACCCCCAATGGAGAAGTAAAATTAATCATCATGTACAGGAGTAATGTGAATTGCAGAATTGAAAATTATTCATGGGATTTTTCAGAACATTCATTTGCTATTATAGGACAAACAACAAAACCTGCAATCATTGACCCGCAAGGCTGTTTTGGAACGATTGGAGTAGAATTTAGACCATTTGGAGCTGTTAATTTCTTCAGTATACCACTTTATGAACTCACAAACCAGTTTTATCACGCAGATGAAGTTTTAAACAGGATTGGCTGTGAACTTCAGAAGAGAATTGCAGATTCGAAATCCGTGGAAGAAAAAATATTTATTCTCGAAAGCTTCCTGCTTAATCAGCTGTTTTCATCTAGGAAAGCTGCTTCCTTTATCGAGTATGCAGCAAATCAGATCACCTTGAAAAATGGGGTAATCAATATTAGCGAATTGATTACCGATACAGGTTACTCAAAACGTCATTTTGACAGAAAATTTAAGGAACACATAGGGGTAAGCCCAAAGGAACTTGCAAGGGTTCTCAGATTCCAAGCGTTTTATAGCAAGATTGCTATGAATAAAAATGATATTCGAGATCAAATGTATGATTTTTATTATGATCAGTCCCACTTTATCAAAGAATTTAAAAGGTTTACAGGATTGACTCCTAAGGAATATTTCAAACAGGATAACAATTTTGCAAAAACGTTTTTTGAAGGTTGA